The Leptospira biflexa serovar Patoc strain 'Patoc 1 (Paris)' genome includes the window AGAAAGTTTACATCACCCAGTGAAAGGGTTGTGATAACCATAAATTTCATCCAAAATAGTACAAGAATTTTTCTAAGCCAATCTTAGTTTTTTCTCTTTCTTTGGGCGCATCGAATCCTTCCAATTCGTTGGCTGAATTTTAAAACCGACCAGGCTCTCCGCTCCCAATCGAAACCTTTTCGGTTTCGATTTCCGCTTCGATCCTTTGCGCGGAATTCCCTTACTTACAAAACATCTCAAATTCATATCTATCCCCAAGGTACGCTGGCGTACTTTTTAAAAATTAGATCTGAAAATTTAATTTTCATTGCAACCGGAAGCAGGAACAAAAAAAATAAATCTGCAATGAAAATCATTACGGTTGCCAACATTAAAGGTGGAACTTCCAAATCCACCACAGCAATTCACCTCGCACTTGCTCTATCCAAAAAAGGTTCCACTCTCGCAATCGATATGGACCCACAAGCAGACCTTTCCGACTTCTTTTTCCCGGAAGAACCAGTTGAGTTTTTTGACTCAGGGAACACATTATCCGTTTTAAATGCCGAAACCACTCTCGCCGAATCGATCAAAAACTCAAATAATGTAGATGTGCTCCCCTCGATCATTGAACTCTCAGATTTGAGTTACCTTGCCTCCAAAGATTTTTCCATCATCCCAAGACTAAAAAACGTACTCTTAAAAACAAAATATGACTACGTTGTCATCGACACACCTGGATCGGGTTCCTCTGAAAATATCACTTCTTACCTACCTGCATCCGTAATTCTTGTGCCAGTCACTCCATCCAAGTGGGCTGTGCGAACAGTTGCCCAAGTCCTAAAGAAAGTGAGCGAAGCAGAAAGATTCGACGAACAAAGCAAAAAAAAGTCTGTTATGATCCTACCCTCTCAGTGGGGGACATCCCAAAAACAAATGGACCTTTTGGACAAATTAAGGAATATCAAATCGCTTAAAATTCTAGAACCAATTCCAAAAAACGACAGTATTCGGGACCGTACAGAGACTGGCAAACCTCTTCAAGAAGGAAGTGCTCCTTGGAAAGCTTTCGAAAACTTAGCGGAGATACTCAAATAAGGTACGCCGGCGTACCTTTAAAAAAATCATGAAAAACAAAACAAATTTCAATCCTGCAGACATTTTATCAAAAGCCTCAAACAGAACATCCTCCCTAAATCCATTCCTAAGTTCTGAAAACGCGGCACAACACCAGACAATTGATATCCCAATTGATTTAATCATCACAGAAAACAATCCGAGAAAAACTTTTAATGAGACAAGCATACGAGAACTTGCCGACTCGATATCTCAATATGGATTGTTACAACCTATTGTTGTCAGGAAAAAAGCAGGCAAATATGAACTCATCAACGGAGAAAGAAGATACCGTGCCCACAAACTATTAAAATCCAAAACAATTCCTGCGGTGGTCAAAAACGTAGAACAAATTGACATCACAAAATTACCCGAGATCAAACTAGTTGAAAATCTCCAAAGGGAAGACTTATCTGAATCGGACCTTGCCCTCTCACTCCAAGAATTAAAAAACCGTCATAAAGAAACCAACGAACAATTGGCAAAAAGAATTAGTAAATCAGCACAATGGGTAAAAACAAAAATCGCACACGCTGAGATCTTAAAGGAAACTAGCCTTAACTCAAATGTAGATAAATCCCATCCAATTTACCAAATCCCAACAAGCCTATTTACAGAAATTGCACCACTTGATGTTTCAAATCGCAAAAAAGCCATCGATTACCTCATCAAAGGACTCGAGAAAAAAGGTGACTTCCCTTCCAGAAATGACCTTCGCGAATATGTAAGACCTTTAAAACCAACCAAACAAACAAAAGCAAAACCGAAACTAAGCCAATTGGAACTAAAAGACTTAAAATCAAAACTGGCGAAAATCAAAGAAAAAATATCTGTTTTACAAAATGAAAAAGCGATCCTAGAAGAAACAATTCGAAAGTATAAGAAGTAAAGATTGTTCTAACAATGGATTTACCTAAGTGATTTTTTTCGAGTTTTGAATCAAAAAAAACTTGTACTGAATTCCAAGCCAAGTTAGATTGTACTCAATCCTTAACTGGGTTGAACAAAAACCCTGGGAAGTGTGGTAGCAACCCAGGGACTTTTCTCTCCCATCAAATCCCCCATCCAAACTTTCCCGATGTTTCCAAAACCATTCTAGATTCCCACGATGGCTCTAATGAGACCTTCATCGAATTATGTCTCATTTTTTCCATTGACAAAAAGGAGAGATCTGTACATGTAGGGAACGTTCGGGGCACACAACCGGACACGGCACTACCACTTATGCCGTCTTTAGTTCAACCCGGAATTTTACCAAAAGTTCCGATGGACGTTCGTAAGAACTTCCAAAACGTTTCTTCTTTCTATGACCGAAGGTTTGTTTTCAAAAACAAAAAACTTTGGTTAAAGAGAGTAGGGGACAATGCATCGTTTCGATGTATCGGCTAAATACAACCAAACACTCGTAGCCGGAGTTGTGTGGGTTTGGAAAAGGAACCTAAAATGAAAACTAACCGAAAAGGAATATGGATCCCCGTTTGGATTGAAAACCTAAACTTATCCCATAGCCAAACAAAACTCTTTGCCGAAATCGTTTCGCTCTATGAAAACGGTGGTTGTTTTGCATCCAATCGTTATTTCAGTGAAATCCTAGGCCTGAAAGCTGACACCATTTCAAGACTCATCACGTCTCTGAAACAACTAGGTATCCTGGAACAAACTGGATTTGATGGAAGGAGACGTTTTCTAAAACCAATCCTTCAGTTCCAACCAGAAGCCCTGGAAAAAAATCCAAGTCTAACCAATGTGACAATTAGCAACAAAATCCAAACCACCACCGCAAACAATTCCAAACCAGCATTGGATTCTAGTTACGTCCCTAGTATTACAGTACAATTAAAGAATACAGTACATACAAAAACTTCCTTTGAAGAATTTAAAGTTTGGAGTGAAAGTACATTATCCCATTCAACGCATTCCAAAATTTTACATTTCACTTCTCCCGACTCTATGGAAGAAAGTTTACAAAGAATTTGGAACCAGTGGATGGAAAAAACAAAACCGAAATCCAATTCGTTTCAGGTGGGAATTGTATGAAAGTTTATCGCCACAAAAAAACAGGGAACTTGTATTTACAACTAGATGAAATGAAAAATTGTACCAATGCAAATGATGGACAGAAAATGTTTTTCTACACGGAATATGGAAAAGAAAATCCAATGAAGTTTGTCAGAGAAAAATCAGAATTTTTAGAGAAATTTGAGGAAGTGAAGTTCCTATAAATTGGTTTTCATCAATGTTACATTTCAAGTTGCAAAACGAAGCATTGTTTCTGCCAACTCGATTTGAGTTTGGTTCAATCGTTTGCCTTCGGAAATGGGAAAATTGGTTTCTAAACTTAAATTACTAAATCCATGGACAAGTGACCAAGACATGAGTGCAAAACTACGGTGGTTTTCTTTTCTTTTTTTAGCTTTAAGGAAAAAGCGACAACCATGGACGAGTACTGCATACGATTTCAATTTTGACCTTTTCAAATCTTTTGATTCTTTTTCTCGTTTTGTTTGGAACATCAGTTTATAATAATTCGGATTTTTCAAAGCAAATTGGATGTACACAAGTCCAAGTTTTACAAAATATTCGTCGGGATTTTTTTTGTCTTTTGCGACTTTTTTCTGTAAGGAAGCCAATCGATCAAATCCAATTGCAGATAAGATTTCTAACACTTCATCCTTGTGTTGGAAATGCCGGTAGACTGCCGCATGAGAAACTCCAGATAAATGGGCAACCTCCCTCAGTGAAAAATCGGTCATCCCTTTTTTTTGAAGTAGTTTGTGGCAGGATTTGATAATGGAATTTTTTAAATCTCCATGATGGTAGGTATTTTTTCTCACAGAGATATTTTGGAAAATAAGTTACCACTGGCAACATTTTTTCTTGCTTTTATACTGATAAATGTTACTGCTGGTAACATAAGAGGGGATTTATGCAAACACTGAGCACCCAGGAAACACAGGCCATTTTAAAAGAAATGACTGAAAATTTTAATCACGGTGGTAGAAAAATCACAGTTCCACCGCCCATTTTTGTGGCCATGAATGCTGAGATCATTTCCTATACAAAAGGGAAAAGTATCACTGTTTCGTTTCCTGTTACGGAAGAACAAACAAATCCTATGGGAATGATGCAAGGCGGCGTGATTGCGGCTGCATTTGATAATGCATTCGGGCCTCTCAGTTACTTGGTGGCAAAACGACCAACGACAACAATCGACATGAATATCCAATACATCCGGGGAGTGGCAGTTGGCCAAAAAGTAATTGTAAAAGCTGACATCGAAGCAAAAGGATTTTCAACGATTCATATGGTAGGGGAGATGAGAACGGAAAAAGATAAATTGTTAGCAACAGCGACTACCAATTTATTGATTTTAAAAATTCCCGGTGGGTTAGGGGAGTAATCTTTTTCTTATTTAGAATCGTACCGTTCGAGAAGCATTTCGATAATCGTCGGAGTGCACATGGTGGTATCATTAAAATGTTGGCTCATGATCACACCATGCAAAAAGGTTTTAATGAAAATCATTTCTTTATCGGGGTCTTTGATCCCATAAGCTCTAAAACGTTCCCGCATTGCTTCTTTGAAAGGAGCAAACCGCCTTTCCACATTTTCGATCATTTTTTTGGAAAGTGAAACTGCACTTGGTTGGAAAAGGCATACAGTAATCAAAACCATCGTTTTTCTTTCTTCTTTTGCGAACTGAATGGATCGAATGAAAAACTCCCTGACATACTCTTTTGCAGATAAGTTAGGTGGGATATTGTTATAAAATCTTTCCTGTTTTGCTAAATGGGAATCGATGATTTGTTCAAAGATTTGATTTTTACTTTTAAAATAATTATAAGCTAACCCTTTGGAAATTTTTGCATGGTTGGCGATCATTTCCATCGTCGTTTGGGCAAATCCGTGTTTTGAGAAAAGGACAATCGCAGAGGCTAATATTCTCTCGGTTGATCTCTCCCTAGCGAGTTGCTTTTTGTTATCGGATTTATTGGGAATCTTTTGTGGCACTGGCATCACCCTTCCTGTTAATCTGAATTTCGCAAACACTTTTTGGACCAGTTTCCCTGGGAATTGGTTGAGAAATCACTTGGAAGCCTTCCATTGCTTCGAAATCTTGACGGTATGAGTTCATTTACATCCGTAACAGTACTAAAATCTGCAAACATTTATTTCGATGGTAAGGTGACGAGTCGCACCGTTTTATTCCCCAATGGAGAGAAAAAAACCCTTGGGATCATGTTGCCTGGTGAGTATGAATTTGGAGCGGATCAGAAAGAAATTATGGAAATCCAATCTGGTAAATTATCGGTGTTATTACCAGGATCCGAAACATGGCTTCAAATTAACGGTCAAGCTACCTTTGAAGTCCCTGCTGGATCCAAGTTCAAATTGAAAATTGAAACAGTAACGGATTATTGCTGTTCTTACGTTTGATCGTCGATTCCTGCATCTGCGGCATTGGTTTTTACTGATTTGATGCCGTTCTCACATGCTTGTTTCGATGAGTATCCTTCACTAGATGCAATGATTTCACCATTGGCTGCTTTGAGTCGGAATCGGAATTCTCCTGCTTTGTCTTTGTAGATTTCAAATTTTGCTGACATGTACGTATCTCCTTGGAAAAGCAATGTTATCCGAACATGAAAAATTCTGGCAATGAAGTTTTATTTCTATTTTTTGATCGTTTCCAGTTAATTTATTTCATCCAATGAAAAAGGAAAGAGTAAGGGCCATCAAATGATCCAAAGGGATTTGTTATTCAATCTATGGCTACTCATTGTTTTTTTATCAATCACAAGTTGTACTTCCAAATTACCAGAAAGACCAATCATACAATATAGTTTTCAGAATTTAACTTTAGAACAAGTGCTAAGTGAAGATGTGGTTTGGTCCAAACCCGAGGAAATGAAATATAACTTTGGTTATTGGAAACGGTATGTTTGGGTAAAATTCGAACTCATTAATCATTCTGAATCTCCTTCTCAGTATATTTTGGATATTGAGTCACCTTGGGTGGATGAAGTCATTTTGGCCTGGAAGTCTCTTGCAACGGTGAACACGATTGAATACAGGGGTAGCGATTCTCATACACTCAAAGAAATTCCACATCGAAACCCGGTCTTTTCACTCGATTTGTCACCAAACGAAAAAAGGATCGTTTACTTAAAAATAACAAATGTCGGTATCCTATCGGCACCACTTAGGATATGGACTCGAAATTCATTCTTTGATCGAGTGGAAAGAGATTACATTGCCAATGGAATTTATTTCGGAATCATCTTCGCATTATTACTCTATAACCTACTGATATTTGTTAGTGTAAAAGAAAAAGCTTACCTTTTCTATTGCCTGTATCTAACAACTCTTCTCATCAATTATGCACTGCTCGGTGGTTTTTTTAAACAATTGCTAATTCCTGAATCCTATCTAAACATTAAGCCATACTTATATACTTCAGTGAATGCATCCCTCTTGTTTGTAGGACTTTTTTCACTTACCTTCTTAAATTTAAAAAGTTTAAATCCGAAATTGGATCGATTGATTTTGGGAAGTGCAGTGACGATCGGCGTGTTTTCCGTTTTTTCTTTTTTTATCCCTTATCATTGGATGGAAATATCCTTCATATATACTTTTCCTTATTTTCTTCTATTGCTAGTGTCATCTGGAATTTACTCTTATTGGAAGGGCGTCAAGTCTTCGCAATTTTTCGTTTTGGCTTGGGTAACTTTGTTTGTCGGAGTCATTGTGGATTCCTTGACAAAGGCCTCTATTCTACCAACCACAACATTTGGTAGATATGGTGTTCAAATTGGAACTGCATTTGAAGTCATTTTATTTTCTTTGGCTCTCGGGCGGAGACTGCGATTTTTATTAGAGGAAAATATATCTTCTCAAAACCAGCTAACAACGATTCGCAAAGATTTGGAAACTGCTCGTCGAATCCAAATGAGGATTTTGCCTGCAGAAGTTCCGAAATCTCATCAATTTTCGGCGATTGTTTCTTATCTGCCTCTTTATGATATTGGAGGTGATTTTTATGATTACTTCGACTCCAATGAAAACGAATTAGGAATTGTGATCGCAGATGTGACTGGGCATGGAGTGAGTGCAGCACTTGATTCATCTACAGTGAAGATTGCCTTTAGGAATGCAAAAGGTTTCATGCATTCTCCAAAACAATTGATGGCAGAGATGAATCGATTTTTGTGCACAAGTCTAAATGCACGGTTTGTCAGTGCTGCTTATTTCTATTTTGATTTTGATCAAATGAAATTAACATTTAGTTCCGCTGGGAATCCTCCTTTAATTCTCATTCGAGATAGGGAAGTCCAGTCAGTTGAATGCCCTGGATTGTTACTTGGTGTAAAACCTGATTTCTCCTATGAACAAAATGAAATTTTACTCAAAAAAGGAGACAGGTTATTAATTTTTACAGATGGTTTGTATGAAAATTTGAAGCCCAACGAAGATATGTATTCCATCTTATTTCCTGAGATTCGACCCATTGTTGGATTAGCACATCATGATTTTCACCAAAAATTATTAGAACGATTGTCTTCTGTTAGAACAATTCTAAAGGATGACATTACTTTTATTTCACTCGATATAGTATGATTCCCTAGCATTCTAGTTTTCTTTTTTGAAACCTATTTTTTAAAACTTGAATTTACGCTGACATTCTGTTAGTATACTCACCTAAAACATGCGAATTCAAAGCTCTTTCGTCGATTTGAAACAAATCCAGTTTTTTGGGATGATACTGCTTTTCTGTATCATTCCTATGGCATGTATCTTGTTTTTTCCTGAAGTTTTCTACAAAGAATTTCCTATTGAGTCTTTTGTTGTATTTCATAATATCACAGAAATCTTTAGTATCATTGTTTCATTTTCCATTTTTGGATTAGGGTATTCTTCCTACTCCCAGAGTCGAAATACACAAACTTACTTTTTAAGTATTGGGTTTTTGGTGATAGGGCTCATTGATTTTATGCATACATTGGGTTATAAGGGTATGCCTGATTTTGTTACACCCAACTCGGGCAATAAATCCACTCAGTTTTGGCTCATAGCAAGGTTCATAACGGCTCTAGTTTTCATTGTAGCAGTCTATGTAAAACCTAATAGGCGATATAGTGCCTTTAGGGGAAATTTATATATCTTTGTTGCGTTTTTGTTCGTTGGTTTTGTTTATTCGTTGGTGATTTTTAATTCGCATCTCATTCCAGATACATATATCCATGGTGTTGGTCTAACTCAGTTCAAAAAGAATTCTGAGTTAGTGATCATGTTGATGTTGGTTGTGGCGATCGTATTGTATTCCTTTTCAAAATCTTTACACTCTGATAAACAAAGGCAATATTTTTTAAGTGCATTTATCATTTGTTTCTTTAGTGAGTTAGTATTTGCAGTCTATACAAGTGTTTTTGATGTCTTTAATGTACTCGGTCATGTTTTTAAAGTAGTTGCCTTTCAGTTTATATATAAGGCAGTTTTTGTGTCTGCGATTAACGAACCATATGAAAAGTTAATCCATTCGAATGTAGTACTTTCCAAGGAAATTCAAGAAAACGAAGAGTATGCAAAGGTAATTCAAAAGTCATTAAAAGAAAAAGAAAATTTGATCGGCGAGATATTCCACCGTACAAAAAACTCGATGGAGCTGGTTCGGTCTTTACTGATGATTCAATCCTCAGATTTTCCAGATGATCAAAACATACGTAAAATCGTAGATAATACATCTCTCAAAATTCAAACGATGTCGCTTGTGCATGATCATTTGTATCAAAATAAAGACTTAAGTGAAATCCAAGTATCGGATTATCTTTTATCGCTTACTGAAATGGTGAAGGCAATGTTTCCAAACAAAGGGAAAGGAGTCGAAATCCAGCTAGAAGCGAATCAAGGAGTACTGTTACTCGATACTGCCGTTCCGTTAGGATTAATTTTTACAGAGCTTCTTTCTAATAGTTTAAAATATGCATTCAAAGATTTCGCAAATGGTAAGATTTCGATCAAGTTTATGATTGAGGGAGATAGATCTCATTTTGAATACAAAGATAATGGGATTGGGTTGCCAGTCTCATTTGATATCAATGATCAAAAAAAATTGGGATTGAGTCTATTAAAGATCATCGCTGAGAAACAAATGGGAGGAACCTTGAGTATTGATGGTACTCAAGGATTTTCGTTACAATTTGATTTTCCGAATAATTTATATAAAAGAAGAGTTTAAAATATTTTCCCTTCCAATGGAATCATGGACTAGTTCAAACCAAGTTTTTGATTGAGGAATCCCTGGTTTTCTTTTACCAAACATTTGTAATATGAGATTACCTTCTTTGTCAAATAATTCTATAGAAGTAACCATTCCATCTCTTGTTGGTTTGTTTACAACATAAGAAGTTTGAATTTGATCGGTTCTTAAGTGCAAATTAAAAATTGGATCTAAAACATTGAACCAGGGCCCCATGATTTGTAAATTTTTGATTTTGCCGGTATGGATTTGAATGATACTTGGATTACCAACAAAAATCATAATTTCGAGATCCATTTTACTTACTTTGTTTAATAATTCGATGAATTCATTGACCGATATTCGATAGGAAAATTTCCCTTCTGCGGATTGTAAAGAAAACTCACGAGAATAATCGTATTTTCTAAGTAAGGTGAAAAAATCGTGAGTGTCTTCTAGTCGACTCCATTCTTCTAAAAATTTCGGTATCAGATTTTTATCATTCGTTTCAATCTTTCGCTCTCTACCAACTAAATCATTTGTAAATGGAATGCTTTCATCTACAAAAGTATCCTTCAGTACTTCCCATCCTTCATCAGATGATTTTTCGGTTTTGTAGATTTTGTGTACGGCTTCGCCTGATGGATCAAAAAATTGAAAACTTTTCGTAATCGAATCTCTTTTTAAGTCTTCCACATAAAATCCAAATTTCCAATCTTTCAAAAAGATTCTTAGATCAATGTCTTCTCCAACAGCTAAGGCAGTTTGTCCATTGACTGATAAATTGGAGTAAGTCCCTTTCCTTTCGTGGACACACGATTCGTTGCGAGTTAAAGCCATTACATACCCAAGTTTTGGCGTTTCCAAAAGGAATTCCGCGAAATTAGGTTTTAGCTGTTTGACTCCCTGGCCAATGCATGTTGTAAGGAGTTCTACTTCACTTACGTTTAAATGTTTGGCTGCGTCTCGAATTCGTAGGTTTGGGATTTCGGTTTTGAGTGTTTCCCATTTTTGTTTTAATGTATCGTTCATATTGGACCTCCTATGATCTCAGGTATGATAAAATTGATTTCATTAGTTTTCAGAATCTTTGTTTTGATTCCGAATGCGATTTCTAAATTCTTTGTGGTTAATACTTCTTCTGCAGTACCTGATTGAATGAGTTTTCCTTTGTCGATCAATGTAACTCTATCAGCATACTGAGATGCTAAATTTAAATCATGTAAGATCATGAATACCGCGTAACCTTTGTTTGCCATATGTCGGCAGATATTTAAAGTTTGGTATTGGTTGGGAATGTCTTGGGCAGAAACTGGTTCATCCAGAAATAAATACCTTGGGGGTGTTTCCCAAACCTGTGCTAAGATCCTGCCGAAATTGATCTTTTGTTTTTCACCTCCTGATAAAGTTGGATAGTGTTGGTGTTTTAGTATCGTCGAACTTGTAATGTCTAAGCAAGCCTCCACGATCTCTTTATTTTTGAGTTTATCTGTAATATGTGGGTATCGTCCAAGCGCAATGATCTGTTCTGAGGGAATCGGAAAGTTGATTTGTGTATCTTGCGAAAAGACTGCTCTGAGTTTTGCAAGTTCAGTCTTTGGAATGGATTCGATTTCTTCTTCGTTACAATGTACTTTTCCTGATTGGAGTTTCGTGTCCCCGCATAAAATATGGAATAAAGTAGATTTCCCTGCTCCATTACGACCGATGAGAACATGTAATTCTCCCGGTTTGATTTCGATACTAATATCTTCAAGAATCAGTCTGTTGCCAATCTGATAGGAAATGTTTTTACCGATGAGGCTCATAAGGATTGTTTCCTCTTTAGGATTAAATTAAGAAAGAAAGGTGCACCGAGGAGGGCAGACACGATACCAACTGGAATTTCGGATGGAGCGATGATCACCCTACAAATTCCATCAGCAAAACACAATAGTCCTCCACCCAAAAAATAAGAAGCATACAATAGGTGACGATAATCTTGTCCAATTGCAAGTCTGACAATATGAGGAACGGCAAGTCCAATGAATCCAATATTCCCAACAAGAGAAATACAAGAACCCACACTGATGCCAATCAAAACGATCATCAGTGTTTTTAGGATTTCGACAGAGACTCCCAAGTGACCTGCTTCTCGTTCTCCTAAGATGAGAACATTCAATGGTTTGACAAGGAAGGGGCTTACAAAGATTGGAAGAAGGTAAAAAATAGAAAATGATTGGAGTAGGTTCCAAGATGCCCCTCCCAAACTTCCCATATTCCAAAGTGATAAATTTCTTAATTGTGATTCACTTGCTAAATAACTTAAAATTCCAATAAAAGAAAAACAAAGTGAATTGACTGCAATTCCTGATAACAAGATTGATTCAATGTCTGTTTTTCCTTTTGTATTTGCAAAAATGAATATGATGAAACAGGAGATCATCCCACCAACAAAAGAAAAAATAACCACACTCCAAATTGTATGAAGGAATGGGATGAATCCACCAAGTACAATCGCGATTGATGCAAAGAGAGAACAACCAGCTGTGATCCCAATGAGTCCTGGGTCTACAATGGGATTTCGAAATAAACCTTGTGCGAGAGCTCCCGACCATGCAAGGGAACCACCAACAAGAATTCCGAGTAAGATGCGTGGAATTCTTAACTCGAAAAAAACTTTTGATCCAATTGAATCGGCAAACAAAAGTTCGGTCCAAGTAATCTCCATCGCTCCGAGTTGAGATGAGATGATGGCTGCCAAAATAGCGAATAGAACGCTGAATAAAATAAAATACTTTTCTTTCATTATTCGAATTGTTTCCATTTTTCGTTTAATGTTTTGAGCGCTTGAGGTAGTCGGGGTCCAAAACCTAAAAGCAATAGGTCATCCACTAAGATGATATTTTTTTCTTTTCCCGCGCGAGTGAGTTCGATTCCATTGATGGACCAAATCGCTTTTGTTCCACCAAATCCTTCTGCTGATGATTCTGGCATAAGAATGATATCTGGATTTGCTTTTACTAACGCTTCGCTTGTGAGTGGTTTGTATTCTGAAAACTCAGTGATGGCATTTTTTGCTCCTGATAAAGTAATCATGGCATGAGCAGCAGTACCTGAGCCGGAAATAAAAACAGAACTTGGGTTTCTAGAGTATAGGAACATCACTTTCACATTTGTTTTTTTTAACTGGAGAGCTTGGGTTTGTGTTCGAATTTGATTCACGAGGCTCTCAGCTTCTTTTTTCTTTCCTAATAGGTTTCCAACAGCTAACACGCGATCGATGGGAGTTTCCAGTTTGAATTCATCGGGAAAGAGTGTGACTTGAACCCCAGTCTCTCTAAGATTCTGAAGGGTTTGTATGGGTCCTGCTGTTTCTAAACCAATCACAATGTTTGGTTTAAAACTTAATATGCCTTCGGTAGTTAAGGTTCG containing:
- a CDS encoding heme ABC transporter ATP-binding protein, with amino-acid sequence MSLIGKNISYQIGNRLILEDISIEIKPGELHVLIGRNGAGKSTLFHILCGDTKLQSGKVHCNEEEIESIPKTELAKLRAVFSQDTQINFPIPSEQIIALGRYPHITDKLKNKEIVEACLDITSSTILKHQHYPTLSGGEKQKINFGRILAQVWETPPRYLFLDEPVSAQDIPNQYQTLNICRHMANKGYAVFMILHDLNLASQYADRVTLIDKGKLIQSGTAEEVLTTKNLEIAFGIKTKILKTNEINFIIPEIIGGPI
- a CDS encoding hemin-degrading factor; this translates as MNDTLKQKWETLKTEIPNLRIRDAAKHLNVSEVELLTTCIGQGVKQLKPNFAEFLLETPKLGYVMALTRNESCVHERKGTYSNLSVNGQTALAVGEDIDLRIFLKDWKFGFYVEDLKRDSITKSFQFFDPSGEAVHKIYKTEKSSDEGWEVLKDTFVDESIPFTNDLVGRERKIETNDKNLIPKFLEEWSRLEDTHDFFTLLRKYDYSREFSLQSAEGKFSYRISVNEFIELLNKVSKMDLEIMIFVGNPSIIQIHTGKIKNLQIMGPWFNVLDPIFNLHLRTDQIQTSYVVNKPTRDGMVTSIELFDKEGNLILQMFGKRKPGIPQSKTWFELVHDSIGRENILNSSFI
- a CDS encoding FecCD family ABC transporter permease, giving the protein MKEKYFILFSVLFAILAAIISSQLGAMEITWTELLFADSIGSKVFFELRIPRILLGILVGGSLAWSGALAQGLFRNPIVDPGLIGITAGCSLFASIAIVLGGFIPFLHTIWSVVIFSFVGGMISCFIIFIFANTKGKTDIESILLSGIAVNSLCFSFIGILSYLASESQLRNLSLWNMGSLGGASWNLLQSFSIFYLLPIFVSPFLVKPLNVLILGEREAGHLGVSVEILKTLMIVLIGISVGSCISLVGNIGFIGLAVPHIVRLAIGQDYRHLLYASYFLGGGLLCFADGICRVIIAPSEIPVGIVSALLGAPFFLNLILKRKQSL
- a CDS encoding heme/hemin ABC transporter substrate-binding protein, which produces MILSLNKETCPIASIYILSLILINLDKESTHSQSWPMIQSQNQRTKISKSRLYLIPFLFVWLVTPLMPETKERIVSLHGTITEIVYALKANPSLVAIDSTSRYPKESTALPVVGYQRTLTTEGILSFKPNIVIGLETAGPIQTLQNLRETGVQVTLFPDEFKLETPIDRVLAVGNLLGKKKEAESLVNQIRTQTQALQLKKTNVKVMFLYSRNPSSVFISGSGTAAHAMITLSGAKNAITEFSEYKPLTSEALVKANPDIILMPESSAEGFGGTKAIWSINGIELTRAGKEKNIILVDDLLLLGFGPRLPQALKTLNEKWKQFE